A window of the Oncorhynchus mykiss isolate Arlee chromosome 15, USDA_OmykA_1.1, whole genome shotgun sequence genome harbors these coding sequences:
- the LOC110489686 gene encoding mitochondrial fission regulator 1 isoform X1: protein MFRSHPPQPKQQPLPRRRSLPSLHQGQTRSNDEAIQKISALEMELAKLGAQIAQVVLTQEQNAQTPGGPPAPGAPPPPPLMGFQRSFSVVDLIQEHRWNKTDGQTLLDQEPKQAEVPNMLDVLKDIGKVKLRPAKRWAPCSSDFYIRWAQLCFTN from the exons ATGTTCCGTTCTCACCCGCCTCAGCCCAAACAACAACCTTTGCCCAGACGTAGATCATTACCCAGCCTGCACCAGGGTCAAACCCGCAGCAACGATGAGGCCATCCAGAAGATCAGTGCTCTAGAGATGGAGCTAGCCAAACTCGGAGCCCAGATCGCACAGGTAGTACTGACCCAGGAGCAGAACGCACAGACACCAG GTGGTCCTCCTGCCCCAGgtgcccctccacctcctccactcaTGGGATTCCAGCGGAGCTTCTCGGTCGTTGACCTCATCCAGGAGCACCGTTGGAATAAGACAGATGGCCAGACACTGCTGGACCAGGAGCCCAAGCAGGCAGAGGTCCCCAACATGCTGGATGTGCTTAAAGACATCGGCAAAGTCAAGCTACGCCCCGCTAAGAGGTGGGCACCATGTTCGTCTGACTTCTACATTAGATGGGCACAACTCTGTTTTACTAACTGA
- the LOC110489686 gene encoding mitochondrial fission regulator 1 isoform X2 yields the protein MFRSHPPQPKQQPLPRRRSLPSLHQGQTRSNDEAIQKISALEMELAKLGAQIAQVVLTQEQNAQTPGGPPAPGAPPPPPLMGFQRSFSVVDLIQEHRWNKTDGQTLLDQEPKQAEVPNMLDVLKDIGKVKLRPAKSRLESQQMLRLSSLMP from the exons ATGTTCCGTTCTCACCCGCCTCAGCCCAAACAACAACCTTTGCCCAGACGTAGATCATTACCCAGCCTGCACCAGGGTCAAACCCGCAGCAACGATGAGGCCATCCAGAAGATCAGTGCTCTAGAGATGGAGCTAGCCAAACTCGGAGCCCAGATCGCACAGGTAGTACTGACCCAGGAGCAGAACGCACAGACACCAG GTGGTCCTCCTGCCCCAGgtgcccctccacctcctccactcaTGGGATTCCAGCGGAGCTTCTCGGTCGTTGACCTCATCCAGGAGCACCGTTGGAATAAGACAGATGGCCAGACACTGCTGGACCAGGAGCCCAAGCAGGCAGAGGTCCCCAACATGCTGGATGTGCTTAAAGACATCGGCAAAGTCAAGCTACGCCCCGCTAAGAG TCGGCTAGAGAGCCAACAGATGCTGCGTCTCTCATCGCTAATGCCTTGA
- the LOC110489684 gene encoding high affinity cAMP-specific 3',5'-cyclic phosphodiesterase 7A isoform X2, with amino-acid sequence MCQYFSRTTGLDRPVPKHVLSRRGAISFSSSSSLFGAPDPRQLSQRRGAISYDSSDQTALYIRMLGACVIFKQLFPRDVRVRSQVGFEPEGRGSYPYLCIDFRTLHSCSESTSASSLIPGPGFISAGPVSGRRLRRLLSFQRYLHSSRLLWGTTHLNPLHILDEDYIGQAKCMLERVGSWNFDIFLFDRLTNGNSLVTMTFHLLNQYGLLELFQLDMVKLWRFLVMVQEDYHSLNPYHNAVHAADVTQAMYCYLREPKLAKSLTSCDILLGLLAAATHDLDHPGVNQPFLIKTNHYLAKLYRNSSVLENHHWRSAVGLLRETGLFSHLPAEEGLKMERQLGSLILATDISRQNEYLGKFRTHLNQDDLCLSNASHRHFILQMALKCADICNPCRPWELSKQWSEKVTQEFFHQGDIEKKHKLEVSPLCDSQRNSMGNIQIGFMTYVVEPLFAEWGRFSDTRLSQTMLGHLGLNKASWGGLVQQERPSSPDELEPSSPASVTMPTPAITESEPESASAVEPTAVTTATATGATNSKEIPQGRKES; translated from the exons AGACGAGGGGCCATCTCGTATGACAGCTCAGATCAGACTGCTCTGTACATTCGTATGCTCG GGGCTTGTGTTATATTCAAACAGCTGTTCCCAA GAGATGTTCGAGTGAGAAGTCAGGTAGGATTTGAACCAGAAGGAAGAGGTTCCTATCCGTACCTGTGCATTGACTTCCGGACCCTACACT CCTGCTCAGAATCCACCTCAGCCTCTAGTCTTATCCCTGGTCCTGGCTTCATCTCGGCTGGGCCCGTGTCTGGTAGGCGGCTCCGCAGACTGCTCAGCTTCCAGAGATACCTGCACTCGTCCCGTCTGCTCTGGGGAACAACCCACCTCAACCCCCTCCACATCCTGGATGAGGACTACATTGGACAGGCCAAG TGTATGCTGGAAAGGGTCGGGAGCTGGAATTTTGACATTTTCCTCTTCGACAGATTAACGAATG GAAACAGCCTGGTGACGATGACCTTCCACCTCCTGAACCAGTATGGTCTGCTGGAGCTGTTTCAGCTGGACATGGTGAAGCTGTGGCGCTTCCTGGTCATGGTGCAGGAGGACTACCACAGCCTCAACCCCTACCACAACGCTGTGCATGCTGCTGATGTCACACAGGCCATGTACTGCTACCTGCGAGAACCCAAG CTGGCCAAGTCCCTGACGTCCTGTGACATCCTCCTGGGCCTGCTAGCAGCTGCTACTCATGACCTGGACCACCCGGGAGTCAACCAGCCTTTCCTCATCAAGACCAACCACTACCTGGCCAAGCTCTACAGG AACTCCTCTGTTCTGGAGAACCACCACTGGCGGTCTGCAGTAGGTCTGCTCAGAGAGACTGGCCTGTTCTCCCACCTGCCTGCTGAGGAAGG GCTGAAGATGGAGCGCCAGCTGGGATCTCTGATCCTGGCCACTGACATCAGCAGACAGAACGAGTACCTGGGGAAGTTCAGAACACACCTGAACCAGGATGACCTGTGCCTGAGCAACGCCAGCCACCGACACTTCATCCTCCAG ATGGCTCTGAAGTGTGCGGACATCTGCAACCCCTGCAGACCCTGGGAGCTGAGCAAACAGTGGAGCGAGAAAGTGACTCAAGAGTTTTTTCACCAAG GAGACATTGAGAAGAAGCACAAACTTGAAGTCAGTCCACTGTGTGATAGCCAGAGAAACTCAATGGGAAACATTCAGATTG GCTTCATGACGTATGTGGTGGAGCCTCTGTTTGCCGAGTGGGGTCGGTTCTCTGACACGCGTCTGTCCCAGACCATGCTGGGCCACCTGGGGCTGAACAAGGCCAGCTGGGGTGGGTTAGTACAGCAGGAGCGGCCGTCGAGCCCCGACGAGCTGGAACCTAGCAGCCCTGCCTCCGTCACCATGCCAACACCTGCCATCACTGAGTCAGAACCAGAGTCTGCCTCTGCTGTGGAACCCACAGCTGTCACCACGGCAACAGCCACAGGAGCAACTAACTCCAAAGAAATACCTCAGGGAAGGAAAGAGTCCTGA
- the LOC110489684 gene encoding high affinity cAMP-specific 3',5'-cyclic phosphodiesterase 7A isoform X4, whose product MEVCYQLPVLPLDRPVPKHVLSRRGAISFSSSSSLFGAPDPRQLSQRRGAISYDSSDQTALYIRMLDVRVRSQVGFEPEGRGSYPYLCIDFRTLHSCSESTSASSLIPGPGFISAGPVSGRRLRRLLSFQRYLHSSRLLWGTTHLNPLHILDEDYIGQAKCMLERVGSWNFDIFLFDRLTNGNSLVTMTFHLLNQYGLLELFQLDMVKLWRFLVMVQEDYHSLNPYHNAVHAADVTQAMYCYLREPKLAKSLTSCDILLGLLAAATHDLDHPGVNQPFLIKTNHYLAKLYRNSSVLENHHWRSAVGLLRETGLFSHLPAEEGLKMERQLGSLILATDISRQNEYLGKFRTHLNQDDLCLSNASHRHFILQMALKCADICNPCRPWELSKQWSEKVTQEFFHQGDIEKKHKLEVSPLCDSQRNSMGNIQIGFMTYVVEPLFAEWGRFSDTRLSQTMLGHLGLNKASWGGLVQQERPSSPDELEPSSPASVTMPTPAITESEPESASAVEPTAVTTATATGATNSKEIPQGRKES is encoded by the exons AGACGAGGGGCCATCTCGTATGACAGCTCAGATCAGACTGCTCTGTACATTCGTATGCTCG ATGTTCGAGTGAGAAGTCAGGTAGGATTTGAACCAGAAGGAAGAGGTTCCTATCCGTACCTGTGCATTGACTTCCGGACCCTACACT CCTGCTCAGAATCCACCTCAGCCTCTAGTCTTATCCCTGGTCCTGGCTTCATCTCGGCTGGGCCCGTGTCTGGTAGGCGGCTCCGCAGACTGCTCAGCTTCCAGAGATACCTGCACTCGTCCCGTCTGCTCTGGGGAACAACCCACCTCAACCCCCTCCACATCCTGGATGAGGACTACATTGGACAGGCCAAG TGTATGCTGGAAAGGGTCGGGAGCTGGAATTTTGACATTTTCCTCTTCGACAGATTAACGAATG GAAACAGCCTGGTGACGATGACCTTCCACCTCCTGAACCAGTATGGTCTGCTGGAGCTGTTTCAGCTGGACATGGTGAAGCTGTGGCGCTTCCTGGTCATGGTGCAGGAGGACTACCACAGCCTCAACCCCTACCACAACGCTGTGCATGCTGCTGATGTCACACAGGCCATGTACTGCTACCTGCGAGAACCCAAG CTGGCCAAGTCCCTGACGTCCTGTGACATCCTCCTGGGCCTGCTAGCAGCTGCTACTCATGACCTGGACCACCCGGGAGTCAACCAGCCTTTCCTCATCAAGACCAACCACTACCTGGCCAAGCTCTACAGG AACTCCTCTGTTCTGGAGAACCACCACTGGCGGTCTGCAGTAGGTCTGCTCAGAGAGACTGGCCTGTTCTCCCACCTGCCTGCTGAGGAAGG GCTGAAGATGGAGCGCCAGCTGGGATCTCTGATCCTGGCCACTGACATCAGCAGACAGAACGAGTACCTGGGGAAGTTCAGAACACACCTGAACCAGGATGACCTGTGCCTGAGCAACGCCAGCCACCGACACTTCATCCTCCAG ATGGCTCTGAAGTGTGCGGACATCTGCAACCCCTGCAGACCCTGGGAGCTGAGCAAACAGTGGAGCGAGAAAGTGACTCAAGAGTTTTTTCACCAAG GAGACATTGAGAAGAAGCACAAACTTGAAGTCAGTCCACTGTGTGATAGCCAGAGAAACTCAATGGGAAACATTCAGATTG GCTTCATGACGTATGTGGTGGAGCCTCTGTTTGCCGAGTGGGGTCGGTTCTCTGACACGCGTCTGTCCCAGACCATGCTGGGCCACCTGGGGCTGAACAAGGCCAGCTGGGGTGGGTTAGTACAGCAGGAGCGGCCGTCGAGCCCCGACGAGCTGGAACCTAGCAGCCCTGCCTCCGTCACCATGCCAACACCTGCCATCACTGAGTCAGAACCAGAGTCTGCCTCTGCTGTGGAACCCACAGCTGTCACCACGGCAACAGCCACAGGAGCAACTAACTCCAAAGAAATACCTCAGGGAAGGAAAGAGTCCTGA
- the LOC110489684 gene encoding high affinity cAMP-specific 3',5'-cyclic phosphodiesterase 7A isoform X3, protein MEVCYQLPVLPLDRPVPKHVLSRRGAISFSSSSSLFGAPDPRQLSQRRGAISYDSSDQTALYIRMLGDVRVRSQVGFEPEGRGSYPYLCIDFRTLHSCSESTSASSLIPGPGFISAGPVSGRRLRRLLSFQRYLHSSRLLWGTTHLNPLHILDEDYIGQAKCMLERVGSWNFDIFLFDRLTNGNSLVTMTFHLLNQYGLLELFQLDMVKLWRFLVMVQEDYHSLNPYHNAVHAADVTQAMYCYLREPKLAKSLTSCDILLGLLAAATHDLDHPGVNQPFLIKTNHYLAKLYRNSSVLENHHWRSAVGLLRETGLFSHLPAEEGLKMERQLGSLILATDISRQNEYLGKFRTHLNQDDLCLSNASHRHFILQMALKCADICNPCRPWELSKQWSEKVTQEFFHQGDIEKKHKLEVSPLCDSQRNSMGNIQIGFMTYVVEPLFAEWGRFSDTRLSQTMLGHLGLNKASWGGLVQQERPSSPDELEPSSPASVTMPTPAITESEPESASAVEPTAVTTATATGATNSKEIPQGRKES, encoded by the exons AGACGAGGGGCCATCTCGTATGACAGCTCAGATCAGACTGCTCTGTACATTCGTATGCTCG GAGATGTTCGAGTGAGAAGTCAGGTAGGATTTGAACCAGAAGGAAGAGGTTCCTATCCGTACCTGTGCATTGACTTCCGGACCCTACACT CCTGCTCAGAATCCACCTCAGCCTCTAGTCTTATCCCTGGTCCTGGCTTCATCTCGGCTGGGCCCGTGTCTGGTAGGCGGCTCCGCAGACTGCTCAGCTTCCAGAGATACCTGCACTCGTCCCGTCTGCTCTGGGGAACAACCCACCTCAACCCCCTCCACATCCTGGATGAGGACTACATTGGACAGGCCAAG TGTATGCTGGAAAGGGTCGGGAGCTGGAATTTTGACATTTTCCTCTTCGACAGATTAACGAATG GAAACAGCCTGGTGACGATGACCTTCCACCTCCTGAACCAGTATGGTCTGCTGGAGCTGTTTCAGCTGGACATGGTGAAGCTGTGGCGCTTCCTGGTCATGGTGCAGGAGGACTACCACAGCCTCAACCCCTACCACAACGCTGTGCATGCTGCTGATGTCACACAGGCCATGTACTGCTACCTGCGAGAACCCAAG CTGGCCAAGTCCCTGACGTCCTGTGACATCCTCCTGGGCCTGCTAGCAGCTGCTACTCATGACCTGGACCACCCGGGAGTCAACCAGCCTTTCCTCATCAAGACCAACCACTACCTGGCCAAGCTCTACAGG AACTCCTCTGTTCTGGAGAACCACCACTGGCGGTCTGCAGTAGGTCTGCTCAGAGAGACTGGCCTGTTCTCCCACCTGCCTGCTGAGGAAGG GCTGAAGATGGAGCGCCAGCTGGGATCTCTGATCCTGGCCACTGACATCAGCAGACAGAACGAGTACCTGGGGAAGTTCAGAACACACCTGAACCAGGATGACCTGTGCCTGAGCAACGCCAGCCACCGACACTTCATCCTCCAG ATGGCTCTGAAGTGTGCGGACATCTGCAACCCCTGCAGACCCTGGGAGCTGAGCAAACAGTGGAGCGAGAAAGTGACTCAAGAGTTTTTTCACCAAG GAGACATTGAGAAGAAGCACAAACTTGAAGTCAGTCCACTGTGTGATAGCCAGAGAAACTCAATGGGAAACATTCAGATTG GCTTCATGACGTATGTGGTGGAGCCTCTGTTTGCCGAGTGGGGTCGGTTCTCTGACACGCGTCTGTCCCAGACCATGCTGGGCCACCTGGGGCTGAACAAGGCCAGCTGGGGTGGGTTAGTACAGCAGGAGCGGCCGTCGAGCCCCGACGAGCTGGAACCTAGCAGCCCTGCCTCCGTCACCATGCCAACACCTGCCATCACTGAGTCAGAACCAGAGTCTGCCTCTGCTGTGGAACCCACAGCTGTCACCACGGCAACAGCCACAGGAGCAACTAACTCCAAAGAAATACCTCAGGGAAGGAAAGAGTCCTGA
- the LOC110489684 gene encoding high affinity cAMP-specific 3',5'-cyclic phosphodiesterase 7A isoform X1 has protein sequence MEVCYQLPVLPLDRPVPKHVLSRRGAISFSSSSSLFGAPDPRQLSQRRGAISYDSSDQTALYIRMLGACVIFKQLFPRDVRVRSQVGFEPEGRGSYPYLCIDFRTLHSCSESTSASSLIPGPGFISAGPVSGRRLRRLLSFQRYLHSSRLLWGTTHLNPLHILDEDYIGQAKCMLERVGSWNFDIFLFDRLTNGNSLVTMTFHLLNQYGLLELFQLDMVKLWRFLVMVQEDYHSLNPYHNAVHAADVTQAMYCYLREPKLAKSLTSCDILLGLLAAATHDLDHPGVNQPFLIKTNHYLAKLYRNSSVLENHHWRSAVGLLRETGLFSHLPAEEGLKMERQLGSLILATDISRQNEYLGKFRTHLNQDDLCLSNASHRHFILQMALKCADICNPCRPWELSKQWSEKVTQEFFHQGDIEKKHKLEVSPLCDSQRNSMGNIQIGFMTYVVEPLFAEWGRFSDTRLSQTMLGHLGLNKASWGGLVQQERPSSPDELEPSSPASVTMPTPAITESEPESASAVEPTAVTTATATGATNSKEIPQGRKES, from the exons AGACGAGGGGCCATCTCGTATGACAGCTCAGATCAGACTGCTCTGTACATTCGTATGCTCG GGGCTTGTGTTATATTCAAACAGCTGTTCCCAA GAGATGTTCGAGTGAGAAGTCAGGTAGGATTTGAACCAGAAGGAAGAGGTTCCTATCCGTACCTGTGCATTGACTTCCGGACCCTACACT CCTGCTCAGAATCCACCTCAGCCTCTAGTCTTATCCCTGGTCCTGGCTTCATCTCGGCTGGGCCCGTGTCTGGTAGGCGGCTCCGCAGACTGCTCAGCTTCCAGAGATACCTGCACTCGTCCCGTCTGCTCTGGGGAACAACCCACCTCAACCCCCTCCACATCCTGGATGAGGACTACATTGGACAGGCCAAG TGTATGCTGGAAAGGGTCGGGAGCTGGAATTTTGACATTTTCCTCTTCGACAGATTAACGAATG GAAACAGCCTGGTGACGATGACCTTCCACCTCCTGAACCAGTATGGTCTGCTGGAGCTGTTTCAGCTGGACATGGTGAAGCTGTGGCGCTTCCTGGTCATGGTGCAGGAGGACTACCACAGCCTCAACCCCTACCACAACGCTGTGCATGCTGCTGATGTCACACAGGCCATGTACTGCTACCTGCGAGAACCCAAG CTGGCCAAGTCCCTGACGTCCTGTGACATCCTCCTGGGCCTGCTAGCAGCTGCTACTCATGACCTGGACCACCCGGGAGTCAACCAGCCTTTCCTCATCAAGACCAACCACTACCTGGCCAAGCTCTACAGG AACTCCTCTGTTCTGGAGAACCACCACTGGCGGTCTGCAGTAGGTCTGCTCAGAGAGACTGGCCTGTTCTCCCACCTGCCTGCTGAGGAAGG GCTGAAGATGGAGCGCCAGCTGGGATCTCTGATCCTGGCCACTGACATCAGCAGACAGAACGAGTACCTGGGGAAGTTCAGAACACACCTGAACCAGGATGACCTGTGCCTGAGCAACGCCAGCCACCGACACTTCATCCTCCAG ATGGCTCTGAAGTGTGCGGACATCTGCAACCCCTGCAGACCCTGGGAGCTGAGCAAACAGTGGAGCGAGAAAGTGACTCAAGAGTTTTTTCACCAAG GAGACATTGAGAAGAAGCACAAACTTGAAGTCAGTCCACTGTGTGATAGCCAGAGAAACTCAATGGGAAACATTCAGATTG GCTTCATGACGTATGTGGTGGAGCCTCTGTTTGCCGAGTGGGGTCGGTTCTCTGACACGCGTCTGTCCCAGACCATGCTGGGCCACCTGGGGCTGAACAAGGCCAGCTGGGGTGGGTTAGTACAGCAGGAGCGGCCGTCGAGCCCCGACGAGCTGGAACCTAGCAGCCCTGCCTCCGTCACCATGCCAACACCTGCCATCACTGAGTCAGAACCAGAGTCTGCCTCTGCTGTGGAACCCACAGCTGTCACCACGGCAACAGCCACAGGAGCAACTAACTCCAAAGAAATACCTCAGGGAAGGAAAGAGTCCTGA